The Felis catus isolate Fca126 chromosome X, F.catus_Fca126_mat1.0, whole genome shotgun sequence genome includes a region encoding these proteins:
- the ARL13A gene encoding ADP-ribosylation factor-like protein 13A isoform X2: protein MFRLLTSCWSQLKTAEETQRNVTIIIIGLDNSGKTVLVEAFQRLLPSRMNNCMKSELTTLLLHEYEVSIYDLSGDMKGQETWPNYYAQAHGLVFVLDSSDLGRMQEVKIILTRLLSDKRVAGISILLMANKQDKKDALLPCDIIEYLFLERLVNDNKSLCRVEPCSVIKNLQRGNHQPIIEGLHWLLAAIGDKYEELCTRRQPLPSSIPTSKGTRSSGERPSSDSHTTRMGMSKEKRQHLGQCSMEARPLKPILQKEGLRLRPKKNISVTFALDEPMEGGECSGGNRTWNTTELCDNRSDDLQPPAPRIEDDPFILFYFIFNI, encoded by the exons ATGTTCCGGCTATTGACATCCTGCTGGTCTCAGCTAAAGACAGCTGAAGAGACACAAAG gAATGTGACCATCATTATCATTGGATTAGACAACTCAGGCAAAACCGTTCTTGTGGAGGCTTTCCAAAGAC TACTTCCAAGTAGGATGAACAATTGTATGAAATCTGAATTGACTACACTCCTACTGCATGAGTATGAAGTTTCCATCTATGACTTGAGTGGAGACATGAAGGGCCAAGAAACCTGGCCGAACTACTATGCACAGGCACACGGACTTGTTTTTGTCCTGGATTCCAGTGACTTGGGACGCATGCAGGAAGTGAAGATCATCTTAACGCGTCTGCTCTCTGATAAAAGAGTGGCAGGGATATCTATCCTACT CATGGCAAACAAACAGGACAAGAAGGATGCCCTCCTACCCTGTGATATTATTGAATATCTATTCCTAGAAAGGCTAGTGAATGATAACAAATCCCTGTGTCGAGTG GAACCCTGTTCAGTCATCAAAAACCTCCAAAGAGGGAACCATCAGCCCATAATTGAAGGGCTGCACTGGCTATTAGCTGCCATTGGGGATAAATATGAAGAGCTGTGTACTCGCCGACAGCCACTCCCCTCAAGCATCCCAACCTCCAAGGGCACCAGAAGCTCTGGGGAAAGACCCTCATCAGACAG CCACACTACCAGGATgggaatgtcaaaagaaaaaagacagcatCTAGGACAATGCTCGATGGAAGCTAGGCCCCTAAAGCCAATCCTACAG AAAGAAGGTTTAAGATTAAGGCCAAAAAAGAACATATCAGTAACATTTGCTTTAGATGAACCTATGGAGGGAGGTGAATGTTCTGGGGGAAACAGAACTTGGAACACTACTGAGCTTTGTGACAATCGAAGCGATGACTTGCAGCCCCCAGCTCCACGCATTGAAGatgatccttttattttattttattttatcttcaatatatga
- the ARL13A gene encoding ADP-ribosylation factor-like protein 13A isoform X1: protein MFRLLTSCWSQLKTAEETQRNVTIIIIGLDNSGKTVLVEAFQRLLPSRMNNCMKSELTTLLLHEYEVSIYDLSGDMKGQETWPNYYAQAHGLVFVLDSSDLGRMQEVKIILTRLLSDKRVAGISILLMANKQDKKDALLPCDIIEYLFLERLVNDNKSLCRVEPCSVIKNLQRGNHQPIIEGLHWLLAAIGDKYEELCTRRQPLPSSIPTSKGTRSSGERPSSDSHTTRMGMSKEKRQHLGQCSMEARPLKPILQVLRANTSHPPCPLRIPDN from the exons ATGTTCCGGCTATTGACATCCTGCTGGTCTCAGCTAAAGACAGCTGAAGAGACACAAAG gAATGTGACCATCATTATCATTGGATTAGACAACTCAGGCAAAACCGTTCTTGTGGAGGCTTTCCAAAGAC TACTTCCAAGTAGGATGAACAATTGTATGAAATCTGAATTGACTACACTCCTACTGCATGAGTATGAAGTTTCCATCTATGACTTGAGTGGAGACATGAAGGGCCAAGAAACCTGGCCGAACTACTATGCACAGGCACACGGACTTGTTTTTGTCCTGGATTCCAGTGACTTGGGACGCATGCAGGAAGTGAAGATCATCTTAACGCGTCTGCTCTCTGATAAAAGAGTGGCAGGGATATCTATCCTACT CATGGCAAACAAACAGGACAAGAAGGATGCCCTCCTACCCTGTGATATTATTGAATATCTATTCCTAGAAAGGCTAGTGAATGATAACAAATCCCTGTGTCGAGTG GAACCCTGTTCAGTCATCAAAAACCTCCAAAGAGGGAACCATCAGCCCATAATTGAAGGGCTGCACTGGCTATTAGCTGCCATTGGGGATAAATATGAAGAGCTGTGTACTCGCCGACAGCCACTCCCCTCAAGCATCCCAACCTCCAAGGGCACCAGAAGCTCTGGGGAAAGACCCTCATCAGACAG CCACACTACCAGGATgggaatgtcaaaagaaaaaagacagcatCTAGGACAATGCTCGATGGAAGCTAGGCCCCTAAAGCCAATCCTACAG gTCCTCAGAGCAAACACCTCTCACCCTCCATGTCCTCTGAGGATCCCAGACAATTAG